The nucleotide window CCGTGTCCGCGTTGAAGGCCGCCTTGAGCAACCGGATCGCGAGCGGGCTCTTTTCCAGGATCTCCCGGGCCCACCGCACCCCCTCCTCCTCCAACAGCTCCACGGGCACCACCGCGTTCACAAGCCCCATCTCTAGAGCCTGCCAGGCGGTGTACTGGCGGCACAGGTACCAGATCTCCCGCGCCTTCTTGTGTCCCACGATCCTGGCCAGATAGGTGGAGCCGTAGCCCGCGTCGAAGCTCCCCACCCGGGGCCCCGTCTGGCCGAAGATGGCGTTGTCCGCGGCGATGGTGATGTCGCACACCGTGGCCAGCACGTTGCCCCCGCCGATGGCGTACCCCGCCACGAGGGCGATGACGGGTTTAGGAAGGATCCGGATGAGCCGCTGGAGGTCCAGCACGTTGAGGCGGGGGATCCGGTCCGAGCCCACATAGCCCCCGTGCCCCCGCACCCGCTGGTCCCCGCCCGAGCAGAAGGCTTCCCGCCCCGCACCCGTCAGCAGCACCACCCCGATGGAGGCGTCGTCTCGGGCATGGCTGAAGGCATCCATCATCTCCATGACCGTCTCCGGCCGGAAGGCATTGCGCACCTCCGGCCGGTTGATGGTGACCTTTGCAATTCCCGCGGCATCCTCCAGCCCGTGTTCGTAGAGGACATCCGTGTACGCCCGGATCATCTTCCATGCGATGCGCATCCGCTCACCTCACGTGGCGAGGAGTTGGGCGAAATGGGGAACAAGGGCAGAACGAACCTCCGCCCACACCCACCGGTGGAGCTCCACATTGCGCGCCCGATCCGTGCGGACCTCCACCACCTGCAGCCCCCCCTGAAGGATGCCCTCCCGAACCGCGTGGCGGAAGGACTCCCACCCACCGGGACGCACGTAGGTGCCCCCGTACATCTCCACCGCGGGCCGGAAGTCCAGGCCGTGTGGGGTCCCGAAGAGAAGCTCGAACTCAGACCGCTCGAGCGCGGCATGGGGAAGGAAGGAGAAGATCCCTCCCCCATCGTTGTGCAGCAGGATCACGAGGACGGAGAGCCCGTACCGATACGCGGCAAACAGGCCGTTCAGGTCATGGTAGAAGGAGAGATCCCCGAGGACGAGCACCACGGGACCGGGATGGACCGCGGCAGCCCCTAGGGCGCTGCTGACGACTCCGTCGATGCCGCTCGCGCCCCGGTTGCCGAGGAACCGGATCCGGCGCCGCAGGGCCGGGAAGAATCCGTCGAGGTCCCGCACGGGCATGCTGTTCCCCGCGTACAGGAGCGTGTCCTCCGGAAGCAGCTCCGCGAGCTCTCGGAACACCCGGGCCTCGAAGGGTTCCAGTACGGACCAGAGGGCCCGGTCCAGGGTTTCTCGGGTCACGCGGTTGACCTCCTGCCACCACCGGAGCCAGCCAGTCGGACGGGTCTCCGGAGGCAGCGCCTGCAGGAGGACTTCGCAGAAAGCCGCGGGGTCCGCCCGCACGAAGTCCGAGACCACCCGATCCGGGTCCAGGGGACCTTCCGGGCCTATGGCGATCTGCGGCACCTCCGCGTGGTGCGCGAGGAAGCGCAGAAGCGGCTTGGAGGTAGGGGCTGCGCCGAACCGCAGGACCACCTCTGGCCGCAGGGCATCCCACAGGTCCTCCACCCGGAGGAACGCGTCGTAGGTGTCCACCACGAGGCCAGGATGGTGTTCCCCACACCGCACCTGGGAGAGGGGATCCGCCAGGATGGGGAACTGGAGCACGCCCGCGAGCGCCACCACGGCCCGGGAGAAGCGGGGATGATCCTCTGGGCCGCAAACCACTAGGCCTCGCTCTCGCCCCGCGAGTATGCGCACCACCCCCGCGATGGCGTCTGGCTCCGGGGTAAGCCGGGAGGGCCACAGACGTGTGTACGGGCCGCGGCGGTATGCGGCAGGTGGTTCCTCGGACGCCCCCTTCGGTGCCGGGGCGGGCAGCAGCGGTTCCCGCAACGGCACGTTCACGTGTACGGGTCCGGAGGGCAGCGCGGTGGCCTGCTCCACGCAGCGGGCAGCCACGGATCGCGCGTACCGGAGAGCCGAGGGGTTTTCCTCTGGCGGGGGAAGGTCAGCGAACCACTTCGCATGGCGACCGTACAGGTGCACCTGATCGATGGTCTGATTGGCTCCGCAGTCCCGCAGTTCGTGGGGGCGGTCCGCGGTGAGCACCACGAGGGGCACGCGGGCGTGGCGGGCCTCCACCAGGGCGGGGAGGAAGTTGGCGGCCGCGGTCCCCGAGGTGCTCAAGAGCGCCACGGGAGCCCGCAGGGTTTTCGCCATTCCCAGGGCAAAAAAGGCACAGCTGCGTTCGTCCAGGTGGACCCATACCCGCAGCAGGGGATGCCGAGCCGCCAGGAGGGCGAGGGGTGTGGATCGGGAGCCGGGGCACAAGCACAAGTGCCGAATCCCCCCCTGGGCGAGCTCGTCCAGGAATGCCCGAAGGAAGGTGTAGGTGGCGACCTCCGGAGCACTCATCCCCGCACCCCCCCGGGGTGGGCCTGCGAGGAGACCACCGTCAGGGCCTCCAGCATCGACGCCATCTTCAGTTCGGACTCCGCGTACTCCAGCTCGGGATCGGAATCCCCAAGGATCCCGCAGCCCGCGTACACCCACGCTTCCCGTCCGGCCACCAGGGCAGAGCGGATGCTCACCACCATCTCCCCTTCTCCCCGCGCATCCATCCAGCCCAAGACCCCCGCGTACCACCCGCGGTCCAGCCCCTCCCGCTCGATCCACCGCAGGGCCTGATCCAGGGGGAGTCCCGCTACGGCAGGGGTAGGGTGGAGAGCTCCCGCGATCTGCAACACGGGCATAGGTTCCCGGAGCTCTCCCTGGACGCGGGTACAGAGGTGCTGAACGGCCCCGGTTCGCAGCAGAGCCGGGCCTGTCGCCTGGAGGGTCCTGGTGAGGGGCCGGAGCCGATCCCGTACGTATTCCGCCACGATCCGGTGCTCCTCCAGATCCTTCCGACTCTCGAGGAGGCTCCTCCCCAGGGTCCACTCCTCCTCCTCCGACTGCCCCCGGGGAGCGGACCCCGCTAGGGCCATGGTCTCCACCACACCCTCCCGCACCCGACAGAGCCGTTCGGGGGTTGCTCCCAGGAACCACCGGTCGGCCCGCCGCACGCCGAACACCGTGCACCCCGGATAGCGCGCGCAAAGCACAGAAAGGACCCGCGGAGCCGCGAGCCCTCCTGCCCGGAGACGCATCGCCCGTGCCAGCACCACCTTTCGCAGCCTCCCCCTGCGAACCGCCTCCGCCGCGCACCGGACCAGATCCTTCCACCGCCCGGGTTCCGGCACTGGGCGGACCTCCGCGGTGGAAGGGAAATGAGCGGGGGAGGAGGGGCCGGTAAGCCACCGCTCCACTTCGCGAAGCACCGGAGCCGGGTCCTCTCCAGCCGAGAGGATCAGACTAAGGGTGGCGGCACCGGCTCCCGAGCGCACGAGGAGCAGGCGTGGCAGAAGGAGCACCCCCGCGGGATAGGGGCGCCACACTTCCGAGCGCGGGCCGTCGGGATGGAAGGAGAACCCGCACAGGGTTAGAGGAGAGGGCACCCTCCCAAGGATCTCGTGCCAGGCGCGGGTAAGGTCCCAGAACCGATCCGGCCCCGCCTGCGGGATCTCCTCCACGCGCCCCAGGGCCACGAACACAAGTCCATCCGGAGACCTCCAGAACCAAGCATCGCCCACCTCCCCCGAGGCACACTCCAACAGGTCCAAGGGATCCGTGCCCGGTGCCGGGACGCGGATCACGAGGGCCCGGCCGGCCCGCGCACCGCGGGCCACAGCGCGGAGCTCCTCCGAGAGCGCTCCCCAAGCCCGATCCAGAACACACTCCCGCCCCCTCACGGCTCCCCCTCCGGCCGGAAGCCCACGGAGCGCAGGAGGAGTCCGGAGAGGGCCGGCACAAGGTCTACCAGTCTCTCGGGGTGATGGGTGTGGAGCCATCGGACCACGAGCGCGCGGATCGCGCCCAGCCAGGCGAAGGCCACTAAGGAGGTATCCTGCGGCGGAATCCTGCCCTCTGCCACGGCCTCCTCGAGGTGGATCTGGGTCAGGCGGGCTAAGGCCACCTCCAGGGCGAACCGCTTCTCCTCGAACTCCGGGCTGAGCCCGACCCACTCCACCAGCACCAGACGCGTCAGATCCTCGTTCTCCGCGAAGGCCTCTACGGCCGCCTGCAAGGCCGCGCGCACTTTCGCCTC belongs to Armatimonadota bacterium and includes:
- a CDS encoding isochorismate synthase, yielding MRGRECVLDRAWGALSEELRAVARGARAGRALVIRVPAPGTDPLDLLECASGEVGDAWFWRSPDGLVFVALGRVEEIPQAGPDRFWDLTRAWHEILGRVPSPLTLCGFSFHPDGPRSEVWRPYPAGVLLLPRLLLVRSGAGAATLSLILSAGEDPAPVLREVERWLTGPSSPAHFPSTAEVRPVPEPGRWKDLVRCAAEAVRRGRLRKVVLARAMRLRAGGLAAPRVLSVLCARYPGCTVFGVRRADRWFLGATPERLCRVREGVVETMALAGSAPRGQSEEEEWTLGRSLLESRKDLEEHRIVAEYVRDRLRPLTRTLQATGPALLRTGAVQHLCTRVQGELREPMPVLQIAGALHPTPAVAGLPLDQALRWIEREGLDRGWYAGVLGWMDARGEGEMVVSIRSALVAGREAWVYAGCGILGDSDPELEYAESELKMASMLEALTVVSSQAHPGGVRG
- the menD gene encoding 2-succinyl-5-enolpyruvyl-6-hydroxy-3-cyclohexene-1-carboxylic-acid synthase, coding for MSAPEVATYTFLRAFLDELAQGGIRHLCLCPGSRSTPLALLAARHPLLRVWVHLDERSCAFFALGMAKTLRAPVALLSTSGTAAANFLPALVEARHARVPLVVLTADRPHELRDCGANQTIDQVHLYGRHAKWFADLPPPEENPSALRYARSVAARCVEQATALPSGPVHVNVPLREPLLPAPAPKGASEEPPAAYRRGPYTRLWPSRLTPEPDAIAGVVRILAGRERGLVVCGPEDHPRFSRAVVALAGVLQFPILADPLSQVRCGEHHPGLVVDTYDAFLRVEDLWDALRPEVVLRFGAAPTSKPLLRFLAHHAEVPQIAIGPEGPLDPDRVVSDFVRADPAAFCEVLLQALPPETRPTGWLRWWQEVNRVTRETLDRALWSVLEPFEARVFRELAELLPEDTLLYAGNSMPVRDLDGFFPALRRRIRFLGNRGASGIDGVVSSALGAAAVHPGPVVLVLGDLSFYHDLNGLFAAYRYGLSVLVILLHNDGGGIFSFLPHAALERSEFELLFGTPHGLDFRPAVEMYGGTYVRPGGWESFRHAVREGILQGGLQVVEVRTDRARNVELHRWVWAEVRSALVPHFAQLLAT
- the menB gene encoding 1,4-dihydroxy-2-naphthoyl-CoA synthase — protein: MRIAWKMIRAYTDVLYEHGLEDAAGIAKVTINRPEVRNAFRPETVMEMMDAFSHARDDASIGVVLLTGAGREAFCSGGDQRVRGHGGYVGSDRIPRLNVLDLQRLIRILPKPVIALVAGYAIGGGNVLATVCDITIAADNAIFGQTGPRVGSFDAGYGSTYLARIVGHKKAREIWYLCRQYTAWQALEMGLVNAVVPVELLEEEGVRWAREILEKSPLAIRLLKAAFNADTDGLAGLQQLGGDATLLYYLTDEAKEGRDAFLQKRKPDFSRFPRFP
- a CDS encoding TetR/AcrR family transcriptional regulator, with amino-acid sequence MRRAELALQKDRTRTRILEAARRVFARKGYHGTLMEDVAREAGLSKGALYFHFSSKEDLFLSLVEEAGVQLAERVTTAIAAARGGEAKVRAALQAAVEAFAENEDLTRLVLVEWVGLSPEFEEKRFALEVALARLTQIHLEEAVAEGRIPPQDTSLVAFAWLGAIRALVVRWLHTHHPERLVDLVPALSGLLLRSVGFRPEGEP